The following is a genomic window from Staphylococcus capitis subsp. capitis.
GCCAGAAATTTTTAGCATTTTTAGGTCCTGGTTTACTCGTCGCAGTAGGTTATATGGACCCCGGCAACTGGATTACATCCATGCAGGGTGGTGCACAATATGGCTATACCTTGCTATTCGTGATTTTAATCTCAAGTTTAGCAGCAATGTTATTACAAAGTATGACGGTTAGATTAGGAATAGCAACTGGTAAAGATCTTGCGCAAATGACACGTCACTTTTTAAGTAAACCTGTAGCTATCATATTTTGGATTATCGCTGAATTGGCTATAATTGCTACTGATATCGCAGAGGTAATTGGTAGTGCTATCGCATTAGACTTAATTTTTGGTATCCCATTAATTGTCGGCGCATTAATTACTGTATTCGATGTTTTCTTATTGTTATTCATTATGCGCTTCGGTTTTAGAAAAATTGAAGCTATTGTTGGAACATTAATATTTACAGTATTAGCGATTTTTGTATTTGAAGTATTTATATCTTCACCTCAATTAACTGACATATTAAATGGCTTTGTACCACATAAAGAAATTGTTACAAATCAAGGTATCTTATATATTGCCTTAGGTATTATTGGTGCGACAATCATGCCACATAATTTATACTTACATTCTTCTATAGTTCAGTCTCGTAAGTATGATCGACATGATAACCAAGAGAAAGCTCAAGCAATTAAGTACGCTACAATTGATTCAAACCTTCAATTATCTATAGCTTTTGTAGTAAACTGTTTATTATTGACTCTAGGCGCAGCTTTATTTTTCGGAACTAAAACAAATGATTTAGGTGGTTTCTACGATTTATATCATGCTTTAAAAACTGAACCAGTATTAGGTGCAACTTTAGGTGGAATCATGAGTACACTATTCGCAGTAGCTTTATTAGCTTCTGGTCAGAATTCAACTATTACAGGTACTTTGGCTGGTCAAATTGTTATGGAAGGATTTTTA
Proteins encoded in this region:
- a CDS encoding Nramp family divalent metal transporter, producing the protein MKLKDDNYEQQRSLDEINNTIHFDHKSSASQKFLAFLGPGLLVAVGYMDPGNWITSMQGGAQYGYTLLFVILISSLAAMLLQSMTVRLGIATGKDLAQMTRHFLSKPVAIIFWIIAELAIIATDIAEVIGSAIALDLIFGIPLIVGALITVFDVFLLLFIMRFGFRKIEAIVGTLIFTVLAIFVFEVFISSPQLTDILNGFVPHKEIVTNQGILYIALGIIGATIMPHNLYLHSSIVQSRKYDRHDNQEKAQAIKYATIDSNLQLSIAFVVNCLLLTLGAALFFGTKTNDLGGFYDLYHALKTEPVLGATLGGIMSTLFAVALLASGQNSTITGTLAGQIVMEGFLRLSIPNWLRRLITRALAVIPVIICLIIFKGNSEKIEQLLVFSQVFLSIALPFSLIPLQLATSNKKLMGPFINKTWVNIISWTLIVILSGLNVYLIIQTFQEL